The stretch of DNA CTCTCTTTAAATCAACACCACACACTTTTGAAGTTATTCCATTAACACCGTCAGCACCTATAACAAATCTGGCTCTGTAAAAACCTTTTTCTGTTTCTATCCTAATAAAACTCTTTTTCTTTCACTATGGCTACTACTTTTTCCCCATCATGAATTACTGCATCGGAAATAGTCCCATATAAAAAACCATCAAAACTTTTTCTGTCAACAAAAAAGATAAAAGGATTTTTCGACATTGTTTCAATAACTTTTTTCCCATTAACAAGGTAAAGTCTGTGAGCCCTCCCTTTTATAACAGGAGTAATATCACCAAAGATTTCGGTAAGAAGGTTACAGCATTTTAAAGTTACCCCGCCGCCGCATAACTTCTTTCGCGGAAAGGTGAAAGAATCAAAAGCAATAACTTTCAGACCGCTGCCCTCCAGAACTTTAGCAGCACAGCAGCCTGCAACACCAAGTCCTATAATAGCAACATCAAAGTCGCTAATCTCTCCTCCCCTATTGTTAAATTCCCCTGTAATCTGCTATCAGTTTAGCAAACTCACGGAAAAGATACCTTGAATCGTGAGGTCCTGGAGAACTTTCCGGGTGATACTGAACGGTAAAAAGTGGCTTTGACTTATGTTTCAAACCTTCAACAGTTTTATCATTAAGACTGTAATGTGTTACCTCAAGCTCATCAGGAAGCGTCCTATCATCAACGGCGAAACCGTGATTTTGTGCTGTTATCTCTACTTTACCATTTTTAAGGTTCTTAACAGGTTGATTAGCACCTCTATGGCCAAATTTCAGCTTATAGGTTTTCGCACCCAGAGCAAGAGCTGTCAACTGATGACCAAGACATATACCAAAAATCGGTTTTTTAAAAGTTGCTATAAGATAACGAATTGTTTCTATTGCATAATCAACAGCGGCCGGATCACCGGGACCGCATGATAGAAATATCCCATCTGGATTATATTTCAGTATATCTTCAGGCGGTGTCTGAGCAGGAACGACAACCGGTTTTATACCAACATCAACAAGATTCCTCAAAATATTTTTCCTGATACCAAAATCAAGAACTACAACGCTGTATTTAAAGTTTTTAACTTCTGGATAACCTTCTTCTAATCTCCAGGTCCCCCGGCTCCACTCGTAAGGTTCTTTGCAGGTTACAACATCAACAAGATTCTGTCCTTCCATAGGGGGAATACTTCTGGCCTTTTCTACCAGCGATTCAGGATTCAGATCAACTGTTGAGATTACACCCCTCATCGTACCAACATCTCTCAATCTTTTAACCAAGGCTCTCGTATCTATCTCCGCAATTCCAACGACACCATATTTCTTGAGATAATCTTCAAATGAAAATTCTGCCCGCCAGTTAGAATAAATCTCAGAAATCTCCTTAACAACAAAACCTTCAGCCTGTGGCTTATCCGATTCAACATCTTCATTGTTGGCACCTACATTTCCAATGAGAGGACAGGTCATTGTAACTATCTGACCTTTGAATGAAGGATCCGTTACAATTTCCTGATAACCTGTCATACTGGTTGTAAAAACCACTTCACCGGAGACCTCACCTTCAGCGCCAAAATTAATACCTTCAAAATAAGTTCCATCTTCAAGAGCAAGAATTGCACTCTTTCTATTTAACATAACCTCTCTCCGCAGCATAGATTATAATTGTCACAATTAGTTTACCAAAATTTATGGAGGAACAATGAAGAAACTGCTGTTTATAATCGCCATTTTAAGCGGAATGATCATCTATGGTTGCAACATTGAAGCCGGGAAGCCCCTTATAGTTTCAAGTCTGCCTGTATGGAAAAACGTTGCAGAATACTTAGGAGGCAGAGATTTTAATTACTATTCCATACTGAAAGGAGGCGAATCTCCCCACGGCTATGAAATGAAACCTTCTGACATTGCAGAGCTGAAGAAAGCAAAATTGATAATCATACACGGTCTTGGAATGGATAACTGGATACTCAAAGGAGTAGAAGACAAAAAAAAGATATTCAACATAGGAAAGTTGCTCTCTAAAAAGTACCCTTTTATAAAGAAACCTGGTTACCACATATGGACAAACCCTGTGCTAATGGAAGATGTCTATTTTGAAACCGCTAACAGGTTAAGCCAGTTCTACCCGAAAAAGAAAACCTATTACGAAAAAAGAGCGGACGACTATGCTGCCATGATAGAACAACTTTTATCAAGAGTTAACAACTGTATATCCCGACTTAAGAACAAAAAAGTAATCGCCTTTCACCCTGTTTGGAAACCACTATTTGAAACTATCGGAGTAAAATGCATCGGTTATATTGTTGACAATCCAGAAGAAGAACCAAAGCCTGAAAGAATCAAAGAGCTTATAAACAAAGGTAAAAAAGAAGGTGTAAAAGTTGTCATTGCCGAAAAGGGAGAACCGGGAACGCTTGTTAAAGAAATAGCCTCAGAAATCGGAGCGAAAGTTATCGTCCTTAATCCTATACCCGATGAAGACTATGTAGTTGCTCTAAGCAACTGGTGCAACAAAATATGTAACGCTCTCAAGGAGGTAAACGGACAATGATTTTAATGATAGATAACTATGACTCTTTTACATACAATGTCGTTCAGTATTTTGGAACACTTGGTGCAGATATTACAGTTAAAAGAAATGATAAGACAACTCTTGAGGAAATTGAAAAATTAAACCCCGACGCGATTGTGATTTCACCGGGACCTTGCACACCTAAAGAAGCAGGCATATCCGTAGAAGTAATTAAAAATTTTGCCGGCAAATTGCCCATACTTGGTATTTGCCTCGGACATCAATCAATAGGTTATGCCTTCGGTGCTGAAATAGTAAGGGCTAAAAAGCTCATGCACGGAAAAGCCTCTCTAATAGAACATGACGGGAAATATCTGTTTGAAGGAATGAAAAATCCGTTTTCAGCAATAAGATACCATTCCCTTGTAATAAACAGAAAAACTTTACCAGAAGAATTTGAAATAACTGCAGAAAGCAAAGACGACAAAGAGATAATGGGCATAAGGCATAAAAATTTTCCTTTATTTGGTGTCCAGTTTCATCCCGAATCCATACTTACAGAAGAAGGATTGAAACTAATAGAAAACTTCTTAAAACAAATTTAAAAGATGAAGTTGTATTCACATATCAAAAAAGCACCTGAATATTTTATTGTTGAAGAGTTACCTCGCCTGGAAATTGCAAGTGACGGGAAATACGATGTATTTTTGCTCCAAAAAAGAAACACATCTACTCTGGAAGCAGTAAGAATAATATCGAAACTTCTAAAGATTCCATTGAAAACCATAGGCTTTGCCGGTCTTAAAGATAAATACGCGGTAACGACCCAATACATAACACTACCTTCCGGTACTATATCTGAAGAAGAAATACAATTTGTTAATAACGGTAGGTGGCAGATCGGAAAAGAAAGAAAAAACTCATTTTTTAAAATAAAATTCCTTGGAAGAACAAATCGTCCCTTATCTCTCGGGGAAATAGAAGGAAATAAATTCACTATAAAAGTTCGAAATTTTGAAAAATCAATGCGAGAAAAGTTTTACCGAAATTTTCAAACAATAAAGCTTTACGGATTTCCCAACTATTTCGGAGAACAGAGATTCGGAAGTGTTAAAAGCAGAGATGATTTTGTTCTAAGATATCTTTTGAAGGGAAATTTTGAAGAAGCTTTAAAAGTTTACTTCTTAGGAAAAGAGAAAATAAATGTTATTACCAGCTGGCAAAATATTTATAAAATTTTAAAACCAACCCTTGAGGAATATGAAAAAGATTTACTAAAAGGACTCATAAGAGGATTGCCGGCAGAAAAAGCCTTTAGAATACTTCCTAAAAACATACGCATAATGTTTAATTTCGCATTTCAAAGTTATTTGTTCAACCGTTTCCTTGGGGAATATATAAAACAGAAGTATCCGCATATTCAAATACCCTTTATCAACAACTGGAAACTATACTTTTATACTGAAGTCGAAGATTTCGAGAAATTAAAAGGCTTAAAAATTCCATACATAGGATATGAATTCCCACCCGAAGATCCATTGTTGAGGAAAATAATCAGAAAAATATTCAAAGAGGAAAAAATAGACCCTGCAACTTTCAATACAGAAATAGCAGGAATAAAAGTAATGACTGACGGAGAGAGAAAAGCTATCGTAATACCAAAAAACTTTAAGATAATTTCAAAAACTAAAAAAGAGGTAACACTTGAATTTATACTACCACTCGGTGCCTATGCCACAATACTTTTAAGAAATTTACTTGCAGTCTGAGGTGGAAAATGGTCTCAATAGGATATATCGAAATAAAACTTTACATCCCGTACAGCCACTCTCTAAAGGAAAAAAAAATGGTAATTAAACGTATCAAGGAAAGAATCAGAAACAAATTTAACGTATCAGTTGCAGAAATAGACGCTCATGACAAGTGGCAAACATCCGTCATAGCAGTAGTAACTGTATCCACATCTTCCAGTAAAGCTGACGAAACACTAGAAAAGGTTGTCGGATTTATAGAAAAACTATTTCCAGGAATTATTGAAAGCTATCACAAAGGAATAATGTAAGCACAGGAAACCCTGTGCTTACCATTCTATAGATAACGCTCCAGTGTATCTTCTATCTGCATCCTGACCTGCGTATGCTCCCACTTCCTCTGCATAGGTGGCAAATTGAAGATTAACAACACCGATTCTAAAATCTGTTCCAAATGTAGGATATCCTTCATAAAGACCGGTTCTAACAATCCAGGAAGCGAACTTGTTATCCCACACTTTAACTTCTGCTCCCAACCTTATTCTTTTGCCCCAATCATCATCAATACCATTATTACGTGTAATATCAACTATATCAAATGCAAACACCGGTTCTTTAAACAATCCTCCGAATCCTTCAAATTCCGGTTTTAATGCAAAACCCAGATTTACACTCATAGGTACTTTACCTGCATCACCAAAATCAAGATCACCAATATTCAAAACAGAGAAACCAACCTGAGGATGAAGAACATTATCAGGAAATGGATCGTATTCAAGATCAAAATCAAAGGAAAATCCACTACCCGTCTCAAGATAATTGTCTTTAATGTAATCATCAAGATTGTCACTATTAACAACTATTTCTGAAGTGGTAAAGGTATGATCGACACTCTGAGCATACAGAAACTTAGCACCTAAACCGATTTTCAATTTGTCATCAATAAACTTTCTCGCATAACCGCCTATGACTCCTCCGTAAGAATGTTGATGAACTTCTATCAATCCATCAGTCCCCGTACCTTCATGAGTTGCAAAATTTGCCTGAATATTACCAACAAGCGTAAAACCAAAACTTGACGTTTCTCCACCTTTGACGACACCAAGAGCAAGCATCTCTATGTCAAAGTGAAAATTTTCACCAAGATACTTTAAAATTAAATTATTCAAAGCCGTTAACTGCTCGGTATCGTTGTCTATATCAAGGACATCCTGAAGATCATTATAAAAATTTTTAGTTTTAGAAGACGCAGCGACGCCAAGCTTTAAAAGAGTAACTTCAAAACCGGCACTTTGTTTAACATCCGAGAGCCCTGCCGGATTGTAAAAAAGGGAATTTATTGTTCCACCAACAGCCGTATAAGCACCACCCATCCCCATAACAGCAGGGTCTTTGTAGATATACGGATACTCAAAGTTAGCGGCAAAAGCAGAAGCAGCCGTAACAACCGCTATAGATAAAATTGTTAGCTATAGATAAAATTGTTAAAAGCTTTTTCATCTCTAATTCCTCCTCCCTCTTTTATTGTGAAAGATAATCAGCAATGAGCTGTTGAGCTACGGTATCGTTTGCATTTATCTGAATATCCTTTGCCGTATCAAGAGTACTGCTGGTACAGGGCACTCCATCACACAAACATGCAGGCGGATTCGGTTCACAAATATCCCTCTTGATATCAAGCAGACTCTTTTCAACATCCGTATCGTTTGCAATAAGAGCCACTGTAGATGTTCCATTATTAAGGAGATCTACAAGACTATCAGTTACAGTAAGTGTCTCATTATCAGAAACGACAGGACACGGATAACAGCCTACAGTTTCATTTACAGCATCACAAATTGTTCCATTGCCCGCATAACAGAGTCCACTCGTTAAAGCAACAACAGAAGTTGTTCCTGTTCTATCGATAACTTTATAATCAATATGATTACCATCAGAAATACAATTAGAAGTAGCATTAATGAAAAACTTCACAACTTCAAATGTCTTATTAGAATAGCCGAAAGTACCATTATCAACCGGAACATACGCATCACAGTTTGTTGTTACTCCTGCCGCAGCATACTCCAGAGCACTGGCACTAAACTGAGCACTGTCTAAGAAATTATTTTCATCTGTATCCTGCTCACATGTAAGAGTTGCATTATCAGCCCAGCTTTCTATAGCATCAGCCACATCTTCTCCAAGAGTAGATTCAAAAAGAGAAACAAAGGAAGTCGTAGCCTGAGCAAAATCAGCAATTCCTTTAAAGAAACATACATCCTGCTCCATAAGAGAAAGATTTGGACTGCTACAATTAACACTCCCTAAGTTAGAAAGAGCTCTATAGTAATAATCCCTTGATTTAGTAAGATAAAACAACTTCTTGCCACTCTGGCCTTCTGCAATGCTTTTCAAAAATGCTGCCAGAGGATCACTATCATCACTACTTTCAAGAACATCAGTCACAAGACTCGGTATGTCATAACCAGCTTTACCCAAATATGCAGCTCCAAGGTTAATATTTCTCTCTACCGGATCAAAAGCATCCTTACATTCACCGTTAAGGAGATTTATAGCTTCATCATAATTTTGCTTATCCAGAGTCTGAGTAACCTTATATTCACACTTCGGTGCTGTCCTGATTACTTATCGCTTCCATACCGTTACAACCGAAAACGGAAACAAGACTGACAAGCACCGATAAAAACAGAAGCTTTCTCATAATAGCCCCCTATGAAAATTTTATAATTCAAATCTATTTTATCATAAAAATTGCAACATTTAAACAACTCAACAAGTCTCTCCTAGTTCACCACATTGACTTTTATTAGATATTTATCTAAATTATAAATAATCCTAAAAGGAGGCATGAGATGAAAGACGTGCTTGGAAGAGAAATCAAAGACTTATCTGAAGAATTATGGTGGACAGTAAAAAGAAAAGAGATAGAATGGTATCCTACAATAAATTACGAAAAGTGCATCGGTTGCGGAATATGTTTTATAACATGCGGAGGGAAAAAAGTTTTTGACTGGGATATCGAAAAAAACAGACCCATAGTTGCCAGACCTTTCAACTGCATGGTAGGCTGCACAACATGCAAAACGCTATGCCCCGTAGATGCAATTTTATTCCCTGATAAAACCTTCATAAGAAAACTCATAAAAGAGCTCAATATTCTGCAAAAAGCAAAAGAAAGAATAGAAAAAGCCGTATCAGCACAAAATGGCTAAAAACGCCTATTCACAAGTATTTTCACAGGGGAGCTATTGTCCCCTTTCCCAAAACTTATAATCTTTAAAATATGTTAAAATTCTTTCCTCAACGTTAAGCTAATTCAATCCAGGAGGAGAGGTTATGAAAAAACTTTTAAACACCTTTTTTCTACTTGCTTTTTCCCTCTTCTTCGTAACTTCAGCACAGGCCAAAGATTTCATATTCGGTGTTCTCCTGGTTGGCCCATATAATGACCACGGATGGAGTCAGGCTCACTACGAAGCTGCGAAAGAGGTGGAAAAGGAACTCAAAGGCGTAAAAATGATTTACATCGATAAAGTAAACCCTGCCGACCGTCCGGGAATTACAATCCCGGAACTTGTTGACGACCTCATAGACAAAGGAGCAAAACTTATCATTGCAAACTCTGACGATATGAAAGATGGCATCAAAGAAGCAGCTTTAGAACATCCTGACATCTACTTTGTTCACATTTCAGGAGACGATGCACTAACTGGAAAAGCACCTAAAAATCTTTCCAACCTCATGGGGAAAATGATCTACGGAAAGATGATGGCCGGATTTGTGGCTGCTATGACAACAAAAACAGGAAAAATTGGATATCTCGGTCCTCTTATCAACGATGAAACGAGAAGGCTTGCAGTTTCTGCATACCTTGGTGCAAGATATGCATGGGTAAATGTACTCCACAAAAATCCTTCAAAACTTCATTTCAGAGTAAACTGGATAGGTTTCTGGTTCAATATTCCAGGCGTAACAGCAGATCCAACACAGGTAAGTCAGAATTTCTTTGATAACGGTTATGATGTTGTTATTTCAGGTATAGATACTACAGAAGCTTTAGTAGTAGCAGGACAACTAAGAAAGCAAGGTAAAAAGGTATGGGCAATTCCTTACGATTATAAAGGCGCATGTTCAATAGCTCCGGATGCATGTCTTGGTGTTCCTTACTTTAACTGGAAACCTGGTTACAAGCATTTTGTAGAAATGGCAAAAAGCGGTCACTGGAAACAGGAATGGCTCTGGATGGAACCTTACTGGAAAAACATAAATGATCCTGACAGAAGTGCCGTAGGATTTATTCCAGGCCCCGCAATGAAACCTGAAGTAAAAAGAGCTTTAAATAACTTTATAAAAGGCCTCGCTTCAGGTAAAATACAACTTTTCAAAGGACCACTTTACTATCAGGACGGAAGCATATTCCTCAAACCTGGACAGGTGGCTTCAGAAAAGCAGATATGGTATATGAAACAACTGCTTAAAGGTATGGAAGGACAGAGCGCCTCAAAATAAGCAGAGTAAGGTGCAAAAGTGGAAATACGTTTTGAAAACGTTCATAAATATTTTGGTTCTGTTCACGCGAACAAAGGTATCTCGTTAACGGTAAAGGCAGGAACGATTCACGGAATAATAGGAGAAAACGGAGCCGGCAAAAGTACTCTCATGAAGATACTTGCCGGCTTCATTTCCAAGTCATCAGGTAAGATATTTGTTGACGGAAAAGAAGTCGACTTCCAGTCTCCAGCTGAAGCCACAGAAGCCGGTATCGGTATGCTTTATCAGGAACCCTGTGATTTTCCCGCAATGACCGTATTGGAAAACTTCATAGCCGGAGTTGGGAAAGAATGGAAACTCAACGAAGGAAAATACAAAAAACTTTTAGAGGAAAAGAGCAAAATTCTCGGATTTTCCATAGACCCGGACAAACCGGTGGGACTTTTAACCGTTGGCGAAAGACAACAACTTGAAATAGTAAGGCTTTTAGCCTTTGGCGTTAAAACGTTAATTCTTGACGAACCGACAACAGGTATATCCAAAGAACAAAAAAAAATACTATTTGAAGCACTCAAAAAATTAGCAGTGGAAGGAAAATCAATAATTATTATCTCCCACAAACTAAAAGATATAGAAGCTATATGTGACAGAGTTACAGTTTTAAGAAGCGGCGAAGTTGCAGGCCACATGGATGCTCCATTTGATAGAGAAAAACTTTTAACACTCATGTTCGGCAGTAAACCACCAGAAATAAAAACAGATAAAATAGAGCCCGGGGAAACACTCATAAAATTCGACAATGTTTATGCCCACGGAGGCAGAGCAGGTCTTAAAAACTGTTCTTTTGAAGCCAGAGAAAAAGAAATAATAGGGCTTGCAGGCCTTGAAGGTAGTGGTCAGGAAGTATTTTTAAGAGTAGCTGCCGGTCTAACAAAACCTTATCGCGGAAAGGTAAAAAGAAACAAAAAGTTTTTTAAAAGAAAATTTCATAAAACAATATTCCTGCCAGCTTCAAGACTTGAAGAAGGTCTGTTTCCCTCTTTGTCTCTTCTTGAACATTACGGAATAGCTTTCTTTAAAAAGTATTTCATAATCCCCTGGACAGAAGTAAGCAAAAAAGGGAAAGCACTTATTAAAAAATTCAAGATAAAAGGAAGATTGTTTGATAAAGCTGCATCACTATCAGGTGGAAATCAGCAAAGACTTCTAATATCTTTGATTGATCCAGAAACCAAACTGCTCCTTTTAGAACAACCAACACGCGGCCTTGATACGGAATCTGCAATATGGGTATGGGAGCACTTTAAAGAATTTACAGACAAAGGTGCTACAATCATTTTTAGCTCTCCCGATCTCGATGAAATATTTTCCGTAGCGACAAGAATTCTTGTATTTTTAAATGGAAAAGTTGTTCTTGATAAAAAGAAGGAAGAAACAACACCTGAAGAAGTGGCAGCAGCAATAGCAGGAAACATTAAAAGGAGTGTAAGACTTGAAAGATAAAGTTTTAAAACCAATTACAAGATGGTTTATAGTCATCGGCTCCGTATTTGTGATAATCACTCTGCTTCTTTATGCAATAAAAGTTAATCCGTTTGAAGTTTACAAACTGCTGATAGAAGGTTCTTTAGGGTCCAAATACAGAATCGCAAGAGTATTAAATGTCTGGATTCCCCTTGTCCTCTGCTCTTGTGGATTACTTTACACCTTTTCTCTCGGATTGTGGAACATTGGAATAGAAGGTCAAATAATGTTAGGAGCAATAGGTGCAACTGCTGCTTTTAAATGGTTTTACCCGTCCTTTCCTTCTCTATACGTAATGGTTTTAGGTTTTCTCTTCGCAATAATTGCAGGAGGATTATGGGCACTTTTTGCAGGTATTTTAAAAACAAAAGGTGGTGTAAACGAAATTTTTGCCGGTCTGGGACTTAACTTCGTTGCTCAAGGATTAATCCTATGGTTAATATTCGGACCATGGAAGCGACCGGGAATTGCGTCAATGAGTGGAACTGAACCTTTTAACAGACATTTATGGCTATCCACACTGAAAGGATTTAGAGTATCCCCTGTAGCTCTTGCCATTGCAGTATCTGTTTTTATAGCAACCGTTTTCATTTTTAAATATACAAAGTGGGGACTGTTTTTCAAAGCCATAGGAGACAATCCAACAGCTGGAACTCTTTTTGGCATCTCTGTTAACAAATACAGCCTTTTTGCCATGTTTCTTGCCGGTGCGTGTGCAGGAATAGCAGGATTTTTCCAGACAGCCGGTGTTTATCATAGACTAATTCCTGCCATATCCAGCAACTACGGTTATCTGGCTTTACTTATTGTAATGCTTGCGAATTTCAGTTATTGGCCAGTTCCTTTTATTGCATTCTTTTTCGCATGTTTAAATGTTGGAAGTATTCAGCTTCCCATGGTTTTAAATATCGATTCTTCTCTTAGTGGAATTATCCAGGGACTTTCCGTCCTTGTTTTCTTATGCGTTTACAACTTTCAAAAATTAAAGGAGAACTCGTTAGAATGAGTGCTGAATTTCCGGTTATAGCAGCCACAGTAGTGGGAGGAGCCGCTCCGTTAGTATTTGCAGCTTTAGGTGAAACTATCACAGAAAGAGGCGGAATTATCAATCTATCTCTGGACGGCTCAATACTTTTATCGGCAATGACCGGATTCGCAATAGCCTACAAAACGGGAAGCGTATTTTTAGGATTTCTTTCCGCAGGCATAATAGGAGCATTAATAGCCGCTGTTGTAGCCTCATCTACACTTTTTCTACGTGTTTCTCAGGTAGCAGTCGGTTTCGTTCTGGCTTTAATGTGCAGAGATTTAGCATACTTTCTCGGAAATCCTTACAGCAGGATTCAAGGACCTCAACTTGCCTATACACCTATTCCATTTCTCGAAAAAATTCCCATAATAGGGAAAATTTTCTTTCAACAAAACATAATGGTATATGGAAGCTATATCCTGATATTCGCTGTATGGTTTTTCCTGTATAAAACCAGATGGGGATTAATGCTACGCTGTGCGGGAGAAAATCCAGAAGCAGCCTACATCAGAGGCATTCCGGTAGAAAAGTTAAAATTCTGGTTTACAGTTCTTGGTGGATTTTTTGTTGGAATTGCCGGAGCTTTATATTCTCTGTCCGTAAAACCAGGGTGGGGAAGGCCTCAAGGAGCAGAAGGTACGGGTTGGATAGCTCTGGCAATAGTTATATTCGGAGGATGGGAACCAATAAAAGTAGCTCTCGGTGCTTATCTTTTCAGTTTTCTTCAGGCAATGGGAATAGTTTTACAGGATAAATTTTCATCAGTCCCTGCTCAGGTATTCCAGGTAGCCCCCTTCCCGTTAATGATTTTCACGCTGCTCTTTATAAATTACTTTAACCGAAAAGAGATTCAGGAAAAAGCTCTTACAAATCCTGTGCTTAAAATACTTTCCAGAATTCTCAAAGCCAATCCTCCTGCCTCTCTGGGCAAAGTTTTTTACAGAAATTAACGTTTTTTAAACCTGGAATTGAAAAGAAGATAAAGCTGAACTGCTCCGTTTAACATAAAAAGCAGACAAAATGCCTGAACAAGGCTTGCA from Desulfurobacterium indicum encodes:
- the carA gene encoding glutamine-hydrolyzing carbamoyl-phosphate synthase small subunit produces the protein MLNRKSAILALEDGTYFEGINFGAEGEVSGEVVFTTSMTGYQEIVTDPSFKGQIVTMTCPLIGNVGANNEDVESDKPQAEGFVVKEISEIYSNWRAEFSFEDYLKKYGVVGIAEIDTRALVKRLRDVGTMRGVISTVDLNPESLVEKARSIPPMEGQNLVDVVTCKEPYEWSRGTWRLEEGYPEVKNFKYSVVVLDFGIRKNILRNLVDVGIKPVVVPAQTPPEDILKYNPDGIFLSCGPGDPAAVDYAIETIRYLIATFKKPIFGICLGHQLTALALGAKTYKLKFGHRGANQPVKNLKNGKVEITAQNHGFAVDDRTLPDELEVTHYSLNDKTVEGLKHKSKPLFTVQYHPESSPGPHDSRYLFREFAKLIADYRGI
- a CDS encoding metal ABC transporter substrate-binding protein; its protein translation is MKKLLFIIAILSGMIIYGCNIEAGKPLIVSSLPVWKNVAEYLGGRDFNYYSILKGGESPHGYEMKPSDIAELKKAKLIIIHGLGMDNWILKGVEDKKKIFNIGKLLSKKYPFIKKPGYHIWTNPVLMEDVYFETANRLSQFYPKKKTYYEKRADDYAAMIEQLLSRVNNCISRLKNKKVIAFHPVWKPLFETIGVKCIGYIVDNPEEEPKPERIKELINKGKKEGVKVVIAEKGEPGTLVKEIASEIGAKVIVLNPIPDEDYVVALSNWCNKICNALKEVNGQ
- a CDS encoding anthranilate synthase component II; amino-acid sequence: MILMIDNYDSFTYNVVQYFGTLGADITVKRNDKTTLEEIEKLNPDAIVISPGPCTPKEAGISVEVIKNFAGKLPILGICLGHQSIGYAFGAEIVRAKKLMHGKASLIEHDGKYLFEGMKNPFSAIRYHSLVINRKTLPEEFEITAESKDDKEIMGIRHKNFPLFGVQFHPESILTEEGLKLIENFLKQI
- the truD gene encoding tRNA pseudouridine(13) synthase TruD, whose product is MKLYSHIKKAPEYFIVEELPRLEIASDGKYDVFLLQKRNTSTLEAVRIISKLLKIPLKTIGFAGLKDKYAVTTQYITLPSGTISEEEIQFVNNGRWQIGKERKNSFFKIKFLGRTNRPLSLGEIEGNKFTIKVRNFEKSMREKFYRNFQTIKLYGFPNYFGEQRFGSVKSRDDFVLRYLLKGNFEEALKVYFLGKEKINVITSWQNIYKILKPTLEEYEKDLLKGLIRGLPAEKAFRILPKNIRIMFNFAFQSYLFNRFLGEYIKQKYPHIQIPFINNWKLYFYTEVEDFEKLKGLKIPYIGYEFPPEDPLLRKIIRKIFKEEKIDPATFNTEIAGIKVMTDGERKAIVIPKNFKIISKTKKEVTLEFILPLGAYATILLRNLLAV
- a CDS encoding DUF503 domain-containing protein: MVSIGYIEIKLYIPYSHSLKEKKMVIKRIKERIRNKFNVSVAEIDAHDKWQTSVIAVVTVSTSSSKADETLEKVVGFIEKLFPGIIESYHKGIM
- a CDS encoding 4Fe-4S dicluster domain-containing protein; amino-acid sequence: MKDVLGREIKDLSEELWWTVKRKEIEWYPTINYEKCIGCGICFITCGGKKVFDWDIEKNRPIVARPFNCMVGCTTCKTLCPVDAILFPDKTFIRKLIKELNILQKAKERIEKAVSAQNG
- a CDS encoding BMP family lipoprotein, with product MKKLLNTFFLLAFSLFFVTSAQAKDFIFGVLLVGPYNDHGWSQAHYEAAKEVEKELKGVKMIYIDKVNPADRPGITIPELVDDLIDKGAKLIIANSDDMKDGIKEAALEHPDIYFVHISGDDALTGKAPKNLSNLMGKMIYGKMMAGFVAAMTTKTGKIGYLGPLINDETRRLAVSAYLGARYAWVNVLHKNPSKLHFRVNWIGFWFNIPGVTADPTQVSQNFFDNGYDVVISGIDTTEALVVAGQLRKQGKKVWAIPYDYKGACSIAPDACLGVPYFNWKPGYKHFVEMAKSGHWKQEWLWMEPYWKNINDPDRSAVGFIPGPAMKPEVKRALNNFIKGLASGKIQLFKGPLYYQDGSIFLKPGQVASEKQIWYMKQLLKGMEGQSASK
- a CDS encoding ABC transporter ATP-binding protein, whose amino-acid sequence is MEIRFENVHKYFGSVHANKGISLTVKAGTIHGIIGENGAGKSTLMKILAGFISKSSGKIFVDGKEVDFQSPAEATEAGIGMLYQEPCDFPAMTVLENFIAGVGKEWKLNEGKYKKLLEEKSKILGFSIDPDKPVGLLTVGERQQLEIVRLLAFGVKTLILDEPTTGISKEQKKILFEALKKLAVEGKSIIIISHKLKDIEAICDRVTVLRSGEVAGHMDAPFDREKLLTLMFGSKPPEIKTDKIEPGETLIKFDNVYAHGGRAGLKNCSFEAREKEIIGLAGLEGSGQEVFLRVAAGLTKPYRGKVKRNKKFFKRKFHKTIFLPASRLEEGLFPSLSLLEHYGIAFFKKYFIIPWTEVSKKGKALIKKFKIKGRLFDKAASLSGGNQQRLLISLIDPETKLLLLEQPTRGLDTESAIWVWEHFKEFTDKGATIIFSSPDLDEIFSVATRILVFLNGKVVLDKKKEETTPEEVAAAIAGNIKRSVRLER
- a CDS encoding ABC transporter permease, with product MKDKVLKPITRWFIVIGSVFVIITLLLYAIKVNPFEVYKLLIEGSLGSKYRIARVLNVWIPLVLCSCGLLYTFSLGLWNIGIEGQIMLGAIGATAAFKWFYPSFPSLYVMVLGFLFAIIAGGLWALFAGILKTKGGVNEIFAGLGLNFVAQGLILWLIFGPWKRPGIASMSGTEPFNRHLWLSTLKGFRVSPVALAIAVSVFIATVFIFKYTKWGLFFKAIGDNPTAGTLFGISVNKYSLFAMFLAGACAGIAGFFQTAGVYHRLIPAISSNYGYLALLIVMLANFSYWPVPFIAFFFACLNVGSIQLPMVLNIDSSLSGIIQGLSVLVFLCVYNFQKLKENSLE
- a CDS encoding ABC transporter permease; translation: MSAEFPVIAATVVGGAAPLVFAALGETITERGGIINLSLDGSILLSAMTGFAIAYKTGSVFLGFLSAGIIGALIAAVVASSTLFLRVSQVAVGFVLALMCRDLAYFLGNPYSRIQGPQLAYTPIPFLEKIPIIGKIFFQQNIMVYGSYILIFAVWFFLYKTRWGLMLRCAGENPEAAYIRGIPVEKLKFWFTVLGGFFVGIAGALYSLSVKPGWGRPQGAEGTGWIALAIVIFGGWEPIKVALGAYLFSFLQAMGIVLQDKFSSVPAQVFQVAPFPLMIFTLLFINYFNRKEIQEKALTNPVLKILSRILKANPPASLGKVFYRN